The Gemmatimonadota bacterium genomic sequence CATCTTTCCCCGCGCAGCGCGCCAGTTCTTCCGCGAGACGCGCGTCGGCGCCGCGACGCAGGATCCGCTGCCCGCGGCGTTGTCCGCCGATCGGCCCGGTGCGGGCGTGGCCGGATCGGGCGCAGTGGGATGAACAGGGGCGGGCATGCGGGCTGCGCACGGCCCTGCCCGGGGCGGCCGAGCCGCCCGAGCGGAGTCCTGCCGGCTGCACTGCTGCTCGCGCTGCTGCCGGCCGGCGCAGCGGCCCAGCAGCCGGACAGCAGCCGGGCGGAAGTGCTGAGCCTGCGCTTCCGGGGCGCCGCGGCCTTCGATCACGACCTGCTGCGCGCGGCCATTGCCACCAGTGCAGGCCACTGCGCCAACCCCCTCCTGGTGCCGCTCTGCTGGTTTGGCATCGGCGTCCAGCGCGAGCAGGCTGACGACGCCTTGCTCCGCGCCGATGCGCTGCGCCTGCGGCTCTACTACTACCAGCGCGGCTACCGGCAGGCACGCGTCGAGGTGAGCAGCCGCCGTGAGGACGGCGGCAGCCAGGTGGTATTCCACGTCGACGAGGGGCATCCGGTGCGCGTCGTCGCCTTCGAGATCGTGGGCCAAGCGCCGCTCCCGCCCGAGGTGACGCGACGCCTGCCGCTCGAGCCCGGGCAGCCGCTGGACCTGCTCCGCTACGAGGCGGCCCGCGATTCCATCCTCGCCCGGCTGCGCAACCGGGGCTACCCGCGCGCCGAGGTCCTGGCCAGCTATTTCATACCGGAGGGCTCGCCCTATGAGGCGCAGGTCCGCTTCGACGTGATTCCCGGCTCGCTCGCGCGCTTTGGCGCCATTGAGGTGATCGGCGCCGAGCGCGTATCGAGCACCGTGGTCCGCCGCCTGGTCGCCTTCCAGCCGGGCGACCTGTACAGTCAGGAAGAGCTGCTGCGCAGCCAGCGCAACCTCTACGGCCTGGACATCTTCAAGCACGCGGAGATCCGCGTGGCACTGGATGCCGAGACGGACAGCGTGACGCCCGTCACGGTGCAGGTGAACGAGGGGGACGTCTACCGCGTGCGCCTGGGCGCGGGACTCAGCACCTCGGACTGCGCCAACGCCGAGAGCCGCTGGACCAGCCGCAACTTCCTGGGTGGCGCCCGCCGGCTCGAGCTGCGCAGCCAGGTCTCGAATGTGCTGGCCGGCCCACTGGGCAGCTTCCCCTGCCTGCAGACCGGCGGCGGCATCTACAGCAAGCTGACCGGCTCGCTCGCCGCCGACTTCGTCCAGCCCTGGTTCTTCAGCCCGCGCAGCAGCCTGGGAGCCGGGCTCTTCCTCGAGCGGCGCAGTGTGCCCGGCCTCTTTGTACGCACGGCCCGGGGCGGATACCTCTCTGCGACCCGCACGCTCAGCGAGCGCACTGCCCTGACGCTCGCCTACCGGCCGGAGCTCACGGAGCTGATCGCCGAGGGCGACCGCATCTTCTGCGTCAGCTTCGTGGTCTGCGAAACCGGCGACATCGAAGTGCTGCGCGACCCGCACTGGCTCGTGCCGCTGATCTTGTCCCTGGCCCGCGACCGCTCGAACTCGCTCTTCGCGCCCACGCGCGGCTATGTCTTAAGGCTGGACGCCGAGCACGCCTCTGCCGCGACCGGCTCGGATTTCGCCTACAACCGCGTGGCTGCGGACCTGAGCTCCTACCGCGGCCTGGGGGCTGGCGTGGTCGTTGCATCTCGACTGCGCCCCGGGTGGGCCTGGGCGACGGGCGAGCCCGCCCAGGGGCGTGGCCTCGGACTGCACCCGCAGAGGCGATTCTTTGCCGGCGGGCCCAACAGCGTGCGCGGCTTCGCGCAGTACCGGCTCGGGCCCAAGGTGCTGACCGTGGACGCCGCCCGCGTGTTGGCGCAGCCGGACACTGCCGGTGGCGCCGGCTGCACGGCGCAGCAGATCAATTCGGGGGAGTGCGACGCGCAGCCGCTGGCGACTCGCTCGCCCGAGCGTTTCGATGTCCGCCCCGTAGGCGGCGCCGCCGTGCTCGAGGGGAGCCTCGAGCTGCGCTTCCCGCTGCTGGGGGACCGGCTGCGCGGCGCTACGTTCCTGGATTTCGGGCAGGCCTGGAGCGAGACGGGTAGCATGAACGTCAAGGAGCTGGTGTGGACGCCCGGGTTCGGCTTCCGCTACTTCAGCCCGGTCGGCCCCATCCGCGTGGACCTGGGCTACAACTCCCAGGGCGCCGATCGCCTGGCCGTCCTGACCACCGAGGTGTGCGCGCGCACGGAGGACGGGAGCGGCTGTGACCCCATCATCCCGGGCAGGCCCTACGATCCGGCCATGCTGCGGAACACCAACCGGCTCCTTCCGCTGCGCGAGCTGGTGGCCTGGAACCCGCGCGACTCCTTCCTGGACCGGCTGCAGCTCCACCTTTCTATCGGGCAGGCGTTCTGAATGGGCCGCGCCGCCCGCATCACCCGGTACCTGCTGATCGGCCTGCTCGCCGGCCTCGCCCTGATGGCCGGCGTATTGTTCCTGCTCACCCGCACTGAGTTCGGCATCGAGCGGGTCCGCCTCTTCGCCACCGGCTGGCTCGCCGACCGGATCGAGGGGGAACTGCGCATCGGCCGGGTCACGAGCGGCGGGCTGCTGGCAGGCGCCATGCT encodes the following:
- a CDS encoding BamA/TamA family outer membrane protein, giving the protein MNRGGHAGCARPCPGRPSRPSGVLPAALLLALLPAGAAAQQPDSSRAEVLSLRFRGAAAFDHDLLRAAIATSAGHCANPLLVPLCWFGIGVQREQADDALLRADALRLRLYYYQRGYRQARVEVSSRREDGGSQVVFHVDEGHPVRVVAFEIVGQAPLPPEVTRRLPLEPGQPLDLLRYEAARDSILARLRNRGYPRAEVLASYFIPEGSPYEAQVRFDVIPGSLARFGAIEVIGAERVSSTVVRRLVAFQPGDLYSQEELLRSQRNLYGLDIFKHAEIRVALDAETDSVTPVTVQVNEGDVYRVRLGAGLSTSDCANAESRWTSRNFLGGARRLELRSQVSNVLAGPLGSFPCLQTGGGIYSKLTGSLAADFVQPWFFSPRSSLGAGLFLERRSVPGLFVRTARGGYLSATRTLSERTALTLAYRPELTELIAEGDRIFCVSFVVCETGDIEVLRDPHWLVPLILSLARDRSNSLFAPTRGYVLRLDAEHASAATGSDFAYNRVAADLSSYRGLGAGVVVASRLRPGWAWATGEPAQGRGLGLHPQRRFFAGGPNSVRGFAQYRLGPKVLTVDAARVLAQPDTAGGAGCTAQQINSGECDAQPLATRSPERFDVRPVGGAAVLEGSLELRFPLLGDRLRGATFLDFGQAWSETGSMNVKELVWTPGFGFRYFSPVGPIRVDLGYNSQGADRLAVLTTEVCARTEDGSGCDPIIPGRPYDPAMLRNTNRLLPLRELVAWNPRDSFLDRLQLHLSIGQAF